From the genome of Nicotiana sylvestris chromosome 1, ASM39365v2, whole genome shotgun sequence:
AAGCAACTACAccacaaaatatcaatccattacCAGCACCAACTCCactacaacatcatcatcaaccaatcccatacccaccaaccaccacttaccacactccccaaaatacaccactaCTCATTCCTGATCCACAAAACTCTActaatgaccatcactatacccaagttcctggaacccatcagagcaaccccatatacgtggaaactataccacattctacccagCCAATTTCTTGTGCACCGGAATCCTCcaaaaaggacctgctcattaagaacatagccgaagaactcaagaaattaacaagccgagttcaaggtgttgaaggcgatagaggaatagaaggtttgaactatgagatctgtgcatacagcccgatgaGGAACTGCCAGAGGGGGTACAAACCTctcaagttcgaaatgtttgatggtacatgtGATCCCAGGGTTCCTAAGGACTTACtgccacgacccaaaatctcacctgtcgtgatgacgcctattgtGGAACTAGGAAAGCCTCAACTCGACATCTCAGCAtagtagaacttttaaataaaggaggaagcagttaatattaaagaaatacttttaaaaaaatagaatataactccaaaattactatacaatccatccccaaaacccggtgtcactgagTGTATGAACATCTAAATAATAACAACATCTGGCTGATAAAACACTATCTGAAAATATAGAACAGTAGaatatgaaaggaaaggagagtcaaggtcagcgaGTGCCATggagctacctcaatagtctcctgagtctgttcctcaatcagcaaccgccATGACCTGAAGTGTctagatctgtacacgaggtacagggGGTAACGTGGGTACACCAATTCAGTTagtaacataaataaataaggaactgagaagtagtacCGATCTATGCAAATatagttatctcaataactttcaataAGAATAAccatactttcaatttaacagtttaagtctTATCAGTGCATACTCAAATAACCCAGTTATCAAGTATTCCATAAATATGTACGACAAGTATAAATAGCAAATAAGTGTAGCAATTAACTGAAAACAAATACAGCCTCTCAAGGCAATAGTCACTCAGCTCATCTCATAACTTAAATATcttagtggaaataacaaaacCAAATCAGTAATTTAATTCCAAATATCTCGTGAAAAAAATCCCAGTTCCAATGAAAGTTGTTCAAaacatttgtttaacatttttatAGAGGCTtagtataaagatgagtgaagacAGTAATTTCacaaaacaagcccctcgggcaaagcatcactcgtatgtatgtatatttagcccctcaggcaagcctctcagtccctcattactcaactctcatcaatcagcactcacactcagcaGGTACCTCATAATAaccgttgcgacgtgcaacccaatccatatatatagtcgattgcgctcactgggagtgtgcagactccagaggggctcctttagcccaagcgctataaactACACGGACAACTCAAGTACTATAATAATATCTGGATCCGTacagacaactcacatgctacacggacaactcacgtgctataataatatctggatccacacagacaactcacgtgctgcacagacaactcacgtgctataatataatatctggatccgcacgtacaactcacgtgctatagtatcaatgaCCTCACacttaggccctcgacctcagtCAGTCATCAGTCTCTCCAGTCTCTTgggctctcagaaatcatataAATGTCCCAAACATAAGTAGTATCAAATATCAACAATGAACAGTAAGAGACAGAGGCATAACAAGTaagaaaagctatgactgagtacaaaacaacAATTTAGCATCTACTTCAACAAGTACATGACCTCGTAGGTCTCAACAATGATTACATAAGGCCTAAAAacgatttctaacatgaagtacaacCAATTTCCATAAAAACAGAGGAAACATATATTAAATAGTAGGCCAATTGATTCCACAGTCtcatgggacggaccaagtcacaatccctacggtgcatgcccacacgcccgtcacctagcatgtgcgtcacctccaaaatagtcatatgACATAatgttcggggtttcataccctcaggaccagatttataaccgttacttacctcaatccgagcaaaatcttGCTCTACAATGCCTTTTCcgctcaaatcgacctccgaatgcctcgaatatAGCCACATAATTCGAtttagttaataaaaattataggaattaattccacatGAAATTCTACTTTTTCCATTGAAAATCTGAAATTGCACTAAAATTTTGcctgtggggcccacatctcggaattcgacgaaagttgcgaaatatgaaacctcatccaaccctgagtctaaccatacaaattactaaatttcgataatatttcgaccctcaaatcctcaaatctatccgagagggttttcaaactcttccaactaaattcacagatttaatgccaaaactagtaatagattcgggtaatctaaccaaaattaagttaagaacacttaccccgttgttttctctgaaaatctcccgaaaatcgcctctccccgagctccaatttggtaaaaatggaaaatggatcagaacttaacattctgtccagaaAATTTCGGGTACTGTTCACGACACTGTTTATGGATACTGTTCACATATTGTAAAAAAATCAGCAGTTGTCCAAAGAGAAAATTCTGCAGCCTTTTTATCTCCACTAGCCTTCCGAAATccatccgaggccctcgggactttaacaaaatacaccaacaagtcctaaaacatgatacggaCTTAGtagaaacctcaaatcacatcaaataatgctaaaaccgtgaatcacaccccaattcaagcctaatgaaactaagaacgtccaacttctatattcgatacaaaaacctatcaaatcaagtcctaTTGACTTTAaagtttgcacacaagtcataaatgacataacgaagctatgaaaattttcataactagattccgaccccgatatcaaaaagtaaactctcggtcaaacttttccaaaaatcttctattttctaaCTTCCGCCAAAATGCGCtgaattgtcctacggacttccaaatccaaatatgAACATGctattaagtccaaaatcaccatacgaaactatttgaatcatcaaaattccattccgaggtctttttctcaaaagtcaaatctccggtcaaacttaagaaatttttagccttagatttctagatttcgttaaatggcgataatttgatctagggacctccaaattcgatttcgggcatatgaccaagttccaaatcacgatacggaactaccagaatggtcaaaacttttatccgggtccTTATGCTCAAAATGtggaccgaagtcaactcagttgagttttaaagctctagttcacaatttaatctatTTTTTTAGATAAAAATATTCCGGAAAATTATATGGATTGAGCatgcaagtcgaggaattattgatagccctttttaaggtcttaaaataccgaaatgattatttaatttaaagatgacattttgggtcatcacacttacTGTGGTAAACTGgtcggggttggaaaagatgaaaagattcgaatgaagatctttatgaggagcctttcTGGGGACGCGTTGTCTTGTTATATTagccagaatcccaagaaatcgtcaaattgggtaagcatggcgttagatttcatggaccgattcaggttcaacacagaaaatgcacccgGTGTCTTTTACATCCAGAAGCTCAAGAAGAAACCTAttgagactttccgcgagtatgctactcattggaggtcggaagcagccaaagTCAGGCCCGCTTTcgacgaagaacagatgaataaattcttcgtcagaaTACAAGATCCATAATATTATGAGAGACTAATAGtcatcaaaaatcacaaattctctaatATCAACAAGTTCAGGGAAAGGattgaggaaggaatcaagagcgggatggtaacaaattttgaaGCACTGAAAACCACGGATAAGGCACTCCAATCAGGGGGCATATCGAAGaaaagagatgttggggcagtaatggtggcccaaggcccaaaaaATCCACtcaaatatcaaacacctccatccacctatcaaacacctccacccacatatcaagcatcgccacctacatatcaaccttcatctcctagatattcccaaccagccactgtccatcacacctatgattcccaaccatcccacttccagtCACCAcaaactcgccaaaattatccaagaccaagactcaatttcgaccgcaagccacccagacaatatacCACCATtgttgagcccatcgaccaattgtatgaaaggttaaatgCCGCAGGATACGTCACTCATATTCCCGCTgtggcactagaaaatccatcccaatgggtcaatccgaacaaaacctgtgcataccactccggtatgaaagggcacaccattgctgagtgccgaacactgaaggacaagatccagatgctaattgacaacaaggtcatacaagcgaaggaagccgcacctaatgttcGCAACAATCCCCtacctgatcatagaggtgatgaTATACATTttatagaaacaaatgaggaatgggaccttgaggggtcaatcgggcttatccgAGGAAGCGATGACTTTAAAGTTTCAGTTACTCTTACTCCTATCGTGGTTCAGACTAAGGCACCTATTGATGTTGAGGTCACTACATCGGCTCCGTTCGAGGTGGAAGTAACTCTGACCGCAACCACCTCTCCTcaatttgaagtagaagtggtcacaccttttactatgACGGTGTCAACCATACcctcattcaactcaaaagcaataccctaggattatgttgcTGAGGCTCAGcgaaaagggaagactaagatagaggaatctgatgtggcacaagggatgactagaactggaagagtctacacacctaaacacctgggaggttcaagtaaggatgctACTGCTAggtagcctatcattgagaccgtaCCGGATGACTTGTGGAGGAAAGTGCAGGTGAaagagtattctgttgttgatcacctgaacaaagtccctgctcagatatctattctgtcactattacagaattcagaggcacacaagaatgccttgatgaaagtactaggcgaggcttatgtacctaataatatcactggtggagaaatggacAATATGATCAGTCAGGTGttagagagccataagattatcttccatgaagatgagtcACCACCCGAAGGTCTGAATCACAATCGGGCATTGCATATCATgatacaatttgaagacaagtttattgccagggtcctggttgatggaggttctagtCTGAATGTTCATCCACTGGAtaccctgaaaaggttggacaaaggtttccatgaaatacagttcggaagcatgaatgtgaaggcttttgatgggtccatagggccacgatcggggaaatcaacctttgcctGCAGATGGGACAGACTTGGTTTGACATTGAATTCCAAGAGCTCGACATactagcctcatataatcttttgttgggccgcccATAGATCCATGCTACtgaagccgtgccctccacactacatcaagtcatAAAATTTGattggaaccatcaggaggtgatcattcatagagataggagtaaccccatctacaccagtcaaaccattccggtcattggacatagaagaaggctaggaggtgAAACCTATCATCttattgaacgggtcaatgcagtcgagaaggataagtggtggagcaACAAAATAGAAATCATACCAACATGAtctggatatgaacccggcaaagggttgggaaagaatctccaaggtatcaccaagccAATACTGCTAAAAACCCATGGTACCAccttttgggctcggataccagtacacatggaAAGAGTACAAGGAGTGGtcacctccatggcgtggaccgtatTACCTTCTTGAGCAACTGGTGCCCCGTTTGGAACAATCTTTCCATCAGGCGGACACAATAGGGGGAActgctgaagaagaagcactagctgggctgaaggatttgttcttcgaagatgaggatatggactgcagtgccataattgaggaggaggaggaggaggaagaggaaggcctctccattcagactgtggcaaaaggagctgttctcagaaactggaccaccacaccatcccgagcccaccGAGTCCCTGTGTAGCTTGGCAAAATTTATAGAtgttctaggcatttaaattTGTCaacaattttgttttaagatttatttgcttcaaataaatgctcgatccaccgagccaagctttgtttgaacaattttaTCAGTTTTAATCAAACGCGTGtatcctttatcattattcattactatttttatacttttaccttctacaacattattattacttttcctaatgaacTAGTGACCGTGatatgtaatgaggcaacacaatatgagaatagtgactcaaaggaagaagatgacatacccgAGGAATCTGTCacagaagttgagaattttgagaacaagcctaaatctAACTAGGACGAAACagaagcaataaatttgggagacgccgagaccgttAAAGAGACATGCATCAGCATTcatttgtcaccaacagagaatgAAGAGTATATctattttctaaaggaatatgaggatatctttgcatggtcatatgacgatatggcAGGTTTGAACACATCTATAGTgtctcacaagttgcctaccaatcccatgtgtccgccagtcaagCGGAAACTCacaaaattcaaaccagatatgagtttgaaaatcaaggaggaagttaccaagcagatcaaaaccaaggttctcagggtggttgagtatcCGACATGGCTAGCTAACATTGTGTCAGTTTCGAAGAAAGACGAGAAGGTCcaagtatgtgttgattatcgggatttaaacagaacAAGTCCTAAAGATGACTTCCCattgccaaatatacatatcctgatcgataactacACCGAGTATGAactccaatcatttgtagattgcttcgcaggttatcaccagatctggatggatgaagaagatgtcgagaagacaacttttattatgCCTTGGgatgtatactgttacaagatgatgttgttcgatctaaagaatgctggggccacttatatgagggccatgacgacCATCttacatgatatgatacacaaggaaatagaggtatatgtggacgacgtcattagcAAATACAAAAGGGGTGCAGATCACATAGCgaacttgagaaaattcttcgaTAGGCTCAGGAGGtgcaatttgaagttgaacctcgctaagtgtgcattcagggttcctgcaagaaagttattgggattcattgtcagtccccaagggatcgagctagatccgactaaagtcaaagctattcagtaGTTACCATCACCCAAaagcaagaaggacgtgatgagcttcctgggacagctcaactacatcagccaatTCATAGCACAGTTAGTAAtatgtgagcctatcttcaagatgctaagaaagGATGCTGAGACGagttggaccgaagattgtcagaaagcttttgacaagatcaaggaatactaTCCACAtcgccagttctggtcccgccagaactaggaTGACCTTTGGTACTTTATCTATCTttgttagatggagccttcggatgtgttttgggacaatatGATGAGACATGAATGAAGGagaaagccatatattacttgagtaagaaattcacaccctatgaagcacagtattctctacttgaacgcacttgttgtgctttgacttggacatcccagaaattgaggcattatttatgtgcctacactacatacctcatatccaggatggatcctctgaagtacatatttcagaagcccatgcctacgaggaagttggctaaatggcagatactactaagtaagttcgacatcgtctatgtaactcaaaaggcagtcaaggaacaaacattggcagatcacctcgttgaaaatctggtgggaggagaatatgaacccttgaaaacatattttcctggtGAAGAAGTAttattcgtaggagaagacattacggaATCATACGATGGTTGGAAGATATTCTTTGACgaagccgcaaatttcaaaggagtaggcattggagcagttttggtatcaaaaatgggtcaacattatccggtatctgctaaactcagatttccctgcaccaacaacatggctgaatatgaggcctgcatactagggctcaacatggcagccgacatgaacattcaggaattgttGGTGattggtgattcagatttgcttgtgcaccaggtacaatgagaatgggctaccaagaattccaagatatttccatatctgcaccatgtgcaggaattgaaaaggagGTTCACCAAGATAGAATTctaacatgtgcccagaattcagaatgagttcgccgacaCATTAGCCACgctgtcatcaatgatacaacatccagataagaactatattgatcccattctggtgagaatccataatcaaccggcatattgtgctcatgtcgaggaagaagaagatggaaagccttggttctatGATATCAAGGattacttatcaaaaggagaatatccgggGCACGCAAATCACATTCAGAAACACATGCTctggagattgtcaaatcacttcttccacagcggagggaacTTATACAGAAGAACTTCGGATTTGGGTTTGCTATGGTGTGTCGACgtaaaggaagcttctaagctacttgaggatgtacatgttgggacatgcggtccgcacatgaatggttttgttatggccaagaagatactcagggcaggttacttctggatgaccatggagatggATTGTATTCAtcatgtccgcaaatgctttcaatgtaccaagctcaccttggccattcgccgcctggggaatggatgttattggtcagATTGAGCCCACGAATTCAAACGGACACCAATTTATTCTgttagccattgattacttcacaaaatgggtagaagctgcatcttacaaagttgtaaccaagaaagtcgtcgcaaattttgtcaaagatcgtattatGTGCCGGTTTGGAGTTCCTGATTCCATTATTACCAACAATtccgccaacctcaacagtgacctgatgaaagctatatgtgaagctttcaaaatcaaacacaagaattccacagcctacagacgtCAAATGATTGGAGCAGTaaaagccgccaacaaaaacattaagaagatactaaggaaaatggtagagaatcacaagcagAGGCATAAGATGTTACCCGTTTctctgttagggtaccgcaccatagTTTGCACTccaactggggcaacccctacatgctggtttatcgtactgaggctgtcatcccagccgaggtagagattctttctttaagagtcatacaggaagctaagctcagcgatgcagaatggataagaagtcgctatgaatagttggcccttatcgatggaaaaagaatgaacgcagtatgtcatggccaactgtatcagaacagaatgtccagagctttcaacaaaagggtcaaaccaagacagttcacaccagggcagctggtattgaagaagatttcccccaccaagatgaagccaaagggaaattctctcccaaatgGCAAGGTTCATATATGGTTCACATAGTACTAACATAAatagcactcatacttgcagaaatagatggagaaatctggccaaatctaatcaattcagacgcagtcaagagatactgtGCGTAGAttatttccatttttcttttctattgtaattgaactatgcttgacctgattcttatttaagaggggatacgtaggcagccttatgggttcggtcatatcataataaaattttcatttccccaaaatcagaaactagggcagaattttgaggagggtcctcaaaattccggagcaagtgcAGCCAGCGTCATCACATGCTAGGAAGTCAGTCGTCagtcaagaactggggcagaattttgagaaggattctcaaaatttcgaagaaGATTCAGCAAGGTCCTCCATCCGCAAACGGTTagaaatcatctaccaaactggggcagaattttaaggaggaccctagaaattccaacataagagagtCACAATCCCTTTGAAGTGTGTCACAGTTGCTAGTTCATCAAAatttacttgatatatcaatacgtttccaaaacaactttatttttttcaataatcgcatatttttcaaaaattctattCCCATAACAGTCAAGTGCTACATAAGGAAACTCGAAAGGGGCTTCCAGagcggagcaaagcaaggccggcAGACGAAGTAACAACCAACCCCTCCTCatgaaacttacaatttttctttgaacacaGGCACATTTGACGATAACATTtgtacacaaagcaaattcaccatccatccAGCCGTTAGACGCTGAACCTATCCTAGATAAGATATACTCTACCCTTATCTGCtattttctctttgcatgagtctaatatctgactccacatttgcatgagtctaatccttgactccacatttgcatgagtataatccttgactccatatttgcatgagtctaagccttgactccatatttgcatgagtctaatctccgactctacatttgcatgagtctaatccttgactctacatttgcatgagtctaatccttgagtccatatttgcatgagtttaagccctgactccatatttgcatgagtctaatctatGACTCCAcatttgtatgagactaagccctgtctccaatcttgcatgagtctaagccctgactccatatctgcataaggctaagcattgccttccattttcaTGGGATTAAGTcatgtcccgaatcttgcataaggttaagctctacctccatgtttgcataaggctaagtgttgccttccatttgcatgggactaagccttgtcccgaatcttgcatgaggttaagctctacctccatatttgcataaggctaagaaccGCCTTCTCTCTGTATGAGTCTAAGACctgactctatatttgcataaggctgatccttgcctccatacttgcgtGAGTCTAAGACCTGACTCcatatttacataaggctaatccttacctcccctTTTGTGTaagactaatccctgcctcccacttgcacgggactaaacattgtccctctttgcaccaatattgctctattttctaCTACTATCTACCTGTTTTTCAATTGGGCTAAACCCTGCCCTCTACCtcgcaagactaagccttgtcttgtcacatcatattattgcatatcatgggatgaaatatcaccaatctgtccaaaggcgtcattgtctaaaggcatcatcctcatagccggaagacaccatccCATGGCCTGagaatctctcaaatttgcatatcattattcaaaggcatcatggttcggaggtaccattttcatggcccgagaacatcatttcatagcctgcaaatccctcactaagaaattcatggcccaggacgtcatagtcCAAGgatgtcatctttaaccgtccaaagacaaccttcatggtccaaagggaatctgcatcatgtttaaatttttgcaaatacgtttgtagcatTTTTTATTAGCAGGTAATCATCAAACAActactatcctagcaggagcgatctcgctccagttccctctaACGGTCCCGAGCCTTAACCGCTTATCGTAGCCTCTTCcacatctcgtgtccgttcttgcagtagtttcatcggcatactctgcaggtgaatccagaactacacatggcctgattcctgtaaaaccagggatatgtaggcaactcggaAACCAAAGCTCGGCCTCTATCTTccaaaacatcccatccggtcaaaattggccatcatttctttaccagaaaactctttcatccttcccgggtaaagaggggcagctgttgagacctaatttttccctatatattttaaatatgcatagaTACCTTCAatatagcatatatatgcatatatgagcatgaacaaggtttttattattttttccataattttaagggttcaaattgattcattttctccccttttatttataaaatccccaataattatttcctaaattattgttatgatgatttctTCATTTAATTTTTATACTTATgacaaaatatggctaatatattttcatgcatttttataattacatttagtatttttaagataaattgcatataattgcaatgttagcccattttaaggtataattatattttaaatgCATAAAATTagttcctatatttttaaaatgataattatttattttaaatcatttttgaaccttaaattattttccataaattacctattatttattataaattaaaataggaaaaattggttatttaaattatagccagatttggttttcaattttagcctaattcgGATCCGTCCCCAACTTAATATCCTATTAAATAACCTGACCCAGGCCCCAAACACTTCTTACCTGACCTAAACCCAtcagatcttggccgttgatctaaaagatcaacgtcCCTCATTTGTCCTTTCCTTTTCTGATTCTAATAAGCTTTTAGAAGGAgtccctaggcaactactaggttataacttctgGGTATGAAAAGGTTTGTctatttctgcatattcacttagatatcctacTTTAGGACTCAAAGTAGTCGTGAAGGTAAGGTCGGTGCTCGTCAAGTCTCTTATCGGGCCGTGGTTTTCTAGGCCTGATTAAAGCTTTTCCTTTTTGGCGGGCTATGgcgttttcttcatctttttctacttcttcactttcctcttctccatcttctcactttcctcttcttcatcttctcccttgGAGATACCATTTTGGAAAACTGAGATGACACCTCTGAGGAGATGGCGCTCGAAGATACTGCCATCGAGGATGCACCTCCGAGAATAGAATTAGGCTCTTGGCTTTTactatatgtatatttttttgcttctttgtttttgtgtaaggacccctcgtgggcttttgtaatcatatgtaagggtCCTTCATGGACTTTTATAATCATGTGCTTATGAATGGAaagatttttcttcaatttgccaCTGATTTATGCTATGTTTCTTTTTATCTGCGTTTGTGAATAATCTGAATGCACGACTCCACTGATTGGTGCGAGTAAGCCCGGGTGCGAGTATTTCTTTTGGCCCTTGATTGATCAAAACGATTCTTCGCAGAACCCTTTGTCGTTCCTTGGACCGAGCCCGAATCAGTTTGATAAACTCGGGTCGTCGGGAACCCCGACttcgagttgaatgagagtaggATTTCGAAATTTCAGTACAAGACTTAGCCTTTTAGACCCCGTGATAGCCTTTGGTAGGGGGATTTGCTCGGACACCTATGAATAAAGATAACCTTTAGGCTTTCGGGAGTAGTCCCCAAGTAGGAGTTCGCTCAAGCTCGGGCTACTTGGAGACTTGTCTTGGACTCAgtgtagatagccttaaggcgtTGCAGATAGATCCCAGATGATGTCTTACCCGAGTTTAGATGGTACCTC
Proteins encoded in this window:
- the LOC138889902 gene encoding uncharacterized protein, with amino-acid sequence MAEYEACILGLNMAADMNIQELLVIGDSDLLVHQNEFADTLATLSSMIQHPDKNYIDPILVRIHNQPAYCAHVEEEEDGKPWFYDIKDYLSKGEYPGHANHIQKHMLWRLSNHFFHSGGNLYRRTSDLGLLWCVDVKEASKLLEDVHVGTCGPHMNGFVMAKKILRAGYFWMTMEMDCIHHVRKCFQCTKLTLAIRRLGNGCYWSD